The genomic stretch GTCAATCCCGCCAGCAAAGATATAGCTTGTTTCATTGTTTTTCACCTCGGTAATCAAAATTGAATTGAATTGACTGAACTAGAACCGATCAAGCAAGTAACATTTATAACCACGAAACGATGAGCACTTACGCTCTCTCAGACATTTAACAAATAGCGAAAAGTTATATGCAACTGATATGATGCCTTTTCCTATCATTAACTTTGGCAATAACGCTGGTGTTAACAGGATGTTGGAAAATTGGGAATCGTATTTGTTTCAATCCGGCTATCAATTGCTGTCTGATAGATTGATGTCGAATGACTCAGACTAACGCTGCCCTGGGCATAATCTAAAAACGCCCATGCTTCTCCAAAATGGCTGTACTGCTGCTCTCTCAAATTAGCAGGCGGAACCATCGTCACCATATCTGACATATTCAAAACTCGATAGCTATTTGGGGCGATCGTCTCTAGATACTCAACAAAAGCTTGATTGCCAACCCTGGGCGCACCGTAGGTATAGAGGCGAATCTGGTCTTTGAGCGTCGGGTAATGATAGGCGAGATCTGCCGCTGCCAGCGTTGCGAGTGCCCCGCCTAAACTGTGACCTGCGATGAAACAGGGCAGGGATGGATTGAGCGTACTTGCCGCCTGCCGTACCTGTCTTGATAGCCGATTATAGAGCCGCAGAAACCCCGTATGAACGCGACCCTGCCCCCCTCGCAATCGCCCATAGTTGCTCTGACCCGACTGAAAGTTTGCCATCCACTCTTTTGGATTTGATGTGCCGCGAAACAGAATAATATTGTGGGTTTCCGAGGTCAGCACAAAGCCGATAAAGGCAAGGGTCGTGGGAATGGCTCGTCGCGTCAGCCGTCTGCCAATCTCCCCTAAATCGGGCAGCAGCGTCGTGGTTGCATCTAGCTCGACTCTAAAGGTTGCTACCTGGTTATATGGCTCTAGCTCACGCGGAAAACTCTCCAGGATGCGAATCGAACCGTCATACCTGCGATCGCGCTGTCCCTGGTCAAATTGCTCCATTCCCAAACGGCTACAGCGAATTAACAGCCGCGATATGGCTCGATCGTAGTGGATTGGGGGAGGCGCAGACAAACTAGACAGATTATTGGAAGGACGATCGGGAGAACGATCGGGCGTTAAATGCTCTGAACCCAGGAGGGCATCTAACGTTTCGTCTGTGGCAATAATTTCGTCTGCAATAATTTCGTCGGAGGTGGATGGGGAAGGCTGTGCCTGGACAGAGCGTGTGATCCCACTACTTGCAATGCCTGCCGTCACACTTACGAATAGAAATTTTCGGCGATTTAGATTATTCATATTTAGAAAAGAAAAGACAATCTTGATAGGGTAAAGGGCATTGATTTAGGAGAATTATATTTTGTTTTTAGAAGATGCTTTAAAAGCAAAAAGTAAATGAGCATTGCGATTGCAAAACTACTTTTTCAAGTCTCGTTTGGTGTACTTCCTGTCTTTCTGCGGTAGTTGTCAATTAGAATATAAACACTAATCAGAAGTACCCAGAGTGGAAAGAGGATAAAGACCCACCCCAGTCGATTGATGCTGCCGATTCTGAGAAGCATGAGGGCTGCTAATGCGTATCCCAATAGCGCCATCCACCTGGGAACCGCACTGCTCCGCAGGAAGATCGTACAAATAGAAATCATAAAAACGCCTGCCATCCGAATGCCGTAGGTATTGAGAATTACGCGGATAACAACGCGCCCCAGATCGTAGTAGGTCGATGTAACGGTAGGATTAGCCGTCTCCTCATTCAGGAACAAAAGGCTCCCGGTCACTGCCGAAGCCGCAAAAAGCATGGCAAGGAACAGTAGCCCGCTGCCCAAAAAGACGGTGGCAAAAAACTGGTCTTCTCGCTCTCCTAACCGATCGCGCACCGCACCAATAAACCAGAGAAATGCAATTCCGGCAAAAGGAACGAGATCGAGTGCCAGGAGAATATTCTTGTTTGCAATAGGGGATGTCCCAACGTCAGATGGATTGAGCGCGATGCTGTTTAGAATCAGTACGAGGCTAATAATGAGGAGAATGGAGAATACAATTCCGGCGATCGCAGCCGCTTTGGGGGCTTTCAAACGTTCGCGAAGGTTCAAAGGTTTTGTCGGTTGCACTGTATCCTCCCTGTTGCCTGTATCTTCGTATAAACGAAACCTATAAACGTCCTCAGAAGCGAAATACCATACCCAGATAAGGTCCGTGCATCAGCAGATTGACTCCCAGTTCTTCTCCTCGAACATCGGCAGTGTACTGCAAGGTCGAAAGGCGGTAAGCCAGCAGCAGCGAAGTGTCGCCCGCAAACAGCCAATCGATGCCAGCCGTAAATGAGGTAGCGAACAGCGTTCCGCCAATGCCAAAACCCGCAAAGTCTCCCCTGACCCACCCCGCTAACGTTGGAGACACATTCCACCGGATGCGTCCGCTGGCTAAGGGAGTAATGAGCGTTGTGCTGCTTTGCAAATTGCGATCGCCGCCTAGATTGGTACTGATATTAATTTCCTGCTCAAATGCATAGATTCGTATCCCAAGAATGGCATCAAACACCAGCTCACCCATCTCAAACTCGGTTTCGGCACTGGATACGTTCGTTCCATAGCGATAGCCGAAGCCTAGATCAAACTGTCCGTATTGCACATTGATCTCAGTGTCGATTCGAGAAGGAAGAACATTACAAAGACAGTTGGGAATCGATAAATCGCTTGAGCGATCCTGCCCCAAATCGAAGTATGCCGCATCAAAAATCAAGCCCAGGTTGCCTCTCCAGGCTTCTACCCGTCCTGCTAGCGCAAAGTTTAATGGCTCCAGAACATCGCTCAACCCTAAGTTGAGATCTGACCTGAAGTTCCTTACGGTGACACGACCGTTGACGCTGAACGGAACAAAAGCATTGGGTGTGACGCTAAATCGCCAGCGAGGTGATGCAGAGGATTCTGCTGCTTCCGGAGGAGGTTGGGGTGCTTCTGGTTCAGGAATCGGGTCAGCCTGGGCAATTTGCCAATGCTCATTCGGGTTGGATACGCTTTGCGTCAGTTCGGATAGCGCGATCGGGCTGAATACAACTTGCGGTTCGATGGAAAAGCTTGCAGAAGTAGGGTCTTTAGTAAAGGTTGATGGATCAGCTTGTGTGAGTTGACTCTGGCTTAAATTTTCAGCACCTAAATTCTCAGCACCTAAATTCTCAGTCAGTGTTGAGGGAGGCTGTTCTAATTCTGATGTTAATCCTGATGCTAATTCCGATGAAGAGGGCACAGGATTAGAAGCATTATTAGATACAGCTGGCGTACTTGAATATTCTTCGATCGCGCCATCTTCTATTAAGCGATCTACGCTAGAGGATTGTAAGGTTTGCTCTGCTTCGATCGCCTCATCTGCTGTTTCAAAAGCCACATTTCCAAGCCGATCGTCGTCTACTGTGGATTGATGAGATTCGATCGGCGAGGGAACCTCAGCCGCATATCCTGAGAACGCTGTTATTCCGGTCAGACTTACGGCGATCGGAACAACCTGTAGAAAAGACAAAACTCGCTGCATTTGCATACCCACTGCCTCACCCTCCTCTGGTGGTCAAAAGCTCTTTTAGCCCAGTCAATCCAGCCAGTTCCGCTTGAACGGCATCCAGAATGGCTGAACCCCGTTCCTGAATTCCAAAATTGGGGAGGACACTTTTCAGACGATCGCCAATGAAATCGCTGGAGCTAATTGAGCTTGCCTGAACCCCTTCGAGAATCGCGATCGGTTTACCTGTAGTGGAAACCGCAATTACGGTATCTCTGCCCTGCTGCCGAATGTCTAAATCCCTAAAGCGAGTTTGATTGGGAATCAGCAAAAGATCACCGTTGGTATCAAAGTCCTGAATCGTATTGATGCTGCGCTGCGTTCGGAGCGAGAAGATGTCACAGCCGCTCCCACCATTCAGCAGGTTATCGCCCAGTCCGCCGCTCAAGAAATCGATGCCGTTGCCCCCAATCAGCGTGTCGTTTCCCGCCTGACCAAAAAGCAAATCGCGCCCTGCTCCACCCTGAAGAAGGTCGTTGCCAAAACCGCCTAACAGCAAATCGCTGTCTTCCAGTCCTCGGAGGCTATCCGCGCCTGCTCCACCCAGAAGCGAGTCATCGCCCCGGTTTCCTTCCAAAATGTCCTGACCCGATCGCCCCTGAATTAGGTCGTTTCCGGCATAGCCCACCAGCCGATCGCTAAAGAGAGTGCCAATCCGGTTAATGCTCTGGGTGATGCCATTCACAATATCCCGCCGCAGCGTACCCGCAAAGAGCGTATGTCCCTGAGTCGTGGGATGCGTCTGATCCCAAAAGAAAAACTGGTTCGGATCTGCGGCTGGATTCGCAGGAACAAGACCCTGAAGATAGGGTGAGGTCACATTTGCGAAGCCGAAAGCAGACGGATTTTGGGCAACTTCTTCACCAATAGGAAACAAATTGCTCAGAACGATGTTGAGATTAGGATTGCGATCGAGCGGTGTGAGTGCTGATGCTAGCTGCTGGTTAAAGCGAAGCGTCAGGTCGGTTAGCGCATTGAGTTGTCCTGCCTGAAGACTGAGGGGGGTGCGTCCCAGGTTTGGATTTTGCACAACCACAATGTTCCTGGCTCCCAGGTTTGCCAGAGTGGTGACAGCCGTTGTGATATCTCCGACTGCCTGACTGATGGCTGAAGCGAGGTCAGCCGATGGACTCAGAAAATTGTCTCCACCTGCCCAGACAAAATACAGCGCCTTTGAATTTGCCCCTTGTGCGCCGACAGTGCTGGCAAAGCGATCGATCTGATCCAGCAGTCCGCCGAATTTCAGATCGCCAGTATCGCCGATATTGTCCCGTCCGGTCTTGGCACCGCCGATGGCAAAATTGGTTTCGGGAGTCAGTCTTAATCCCAGCCGATTCGCCAGCGTTTCAACCGCAACTGCTCCATTGGAAAAGCGTCCATTCAAGTAGGGAGGACTGGGGGGAAAGCGTCCGCCAGTCGCTCTAAAGATATTCCCGGTATCAGAAAGACTGTCCCCAAAGGCAATGACCTGGGCATCTGCTGCCGTGACTCTGGTTCGATCGTTTTTAGCTGTGTTCATTTATTAAAAATTAAACGCAATTCTGATCCAGCAATACGATTTTTATGCACCCTGTCAATTTCTTGGCAGCAAGTGTGAACCAGGACACCCAAACAATTCGCGCCTGTGTCAACATTATGGAAAGCTACCATTTTAGGCACGATCGCACTATTCCTGATAATGCTGAGAAGCTATATGAAAGTTATAGGTCGATCGCTTACGCTGCTCTGATCTCCGAAGGCAAAGCCACCATCGAAGCGAACTCGTCTAAGAGCTGCGGCGGAATGCCATCCTGAGTTGGCAGCAACCGGATATCCGGTACACCTCCCATCAGTTCATAGGCTCGGATCAGGGTGCGATCTTGCCAGATATCCGGGAGAGGAGAATGTTTTATTGTCTCGGCGCTGAAACTATATTTCCAGCCACCCAAAATGCCTGCAACGACACGGTTTGCCATATTGCTCACAAACTGGCTGCTGCTGGGATCGGTTAGAGCCTGTTTGTTGAGCCACGGAGCTTTATGCCAGTGCATCATCAACCAGGACAGGGAGACCAGATCGTGAGCGATCATGGATCGAGAAGCGATGACTAAACCCTGTTGCGGGGCAAACACATGACCCAGATCCGGGCCTAACGTTGCCAGGATCTTGTCTGCGGCTGTGGCAACCAGGCGTTGCTTTTGGAGCAAGGTGGGAACGGTGTTGGCTTCGGCGGTTTTTTCCTGAATGGTTTTAGCGGCGTGGTGATATTCCAGGCGAGTGTCATAGCGCATATAACCGACGACAGACTTAATGCCGAGGGTATTCCCCAGCAGGGCATGGCGGCTACAGCGGGGCATGGATACGATATGATCCACCTCTCGCAGCAAGTTTGGGAGCATAATACCCCGTTTCCAGTGCGAACCAGGGGCAGGTTGTTCTTCATAGAAACTGTCCCAGCCTGCTTCTTCAAAGAAAGACCACTCCGCCCCAGCGTCCAGCACAGGCTTCAACATCCCCGCACTCTTTGCCAGCTTGCGGCTACTGCCTTTACACCCCTCCGGACGCTGATCCAGATGCCCAACTCCACTCATGTCACCGACGATGACCCGCCCTGCACCCTTTTCCTTCAGCAAACGGATCATGCTGGTCAGCGCGAGGGGACTGGTGGTAGACGGATAAGGTTTGCCTGAGTTCAGGACGGGCTTAATGAATACAGTGTCACCCCGTTGGAGCCAGTCAAGCTGATCAACAGCAAAAGTGGCGCTGCGAATGGCTTGATCCATGTCCTGGGGCGAGGGATCTCGGTTCACTGGGGACAGGCTTACCGTTTCGCTCTGTCCGAGTCTGAGGTCGATCGGATTTTTCATAATGGCATCCCGCCTGAAATAGTTGTTCTAACAACGGCTTTAATGATGGTTCTAATGACAACCTTAATACTCAACAACTGTAGAATAACTGTGAAATATTTATATCATGGTGACATCAAAGTCAATTGCTGAGTCATTTATCCGTACCCAAGAGATTCACTAGTAGAAGAATCAACTTTGAAGAGATTCTAAAACGGTGAAGCTGTCCCAACGCTAAAAAAAGCGATTTTTGAATAGTCGGAAGCCAAAAAATCCCGACCAGCATCTCGGATGATAAAGTTTCATAATTCAGATTTAATGTAAATTTTTATGAGTCAAAATCAATTTGTATCTTCACCAACTAAACCCCCCGGTCGTCCTCCTGCAAAAGGCATGATATGGATTCCTGGCGGCACCTTTTCAATGGGATCAGACCACCACTATGCGGAAGAAGCTCCCGCGCATCTGGTTACGGTAGACGGCTTCTGGATGGATCAATATCTCGTCACAAATGCCCAGTTCCAGAAATTTGTTAAAGCCACGGGCTATGTCACCTTTGCCGAGCGTTCAGCCAATCTGGAAGACTACCCCGATGCCCAACCCGAAATGCTGCAACCCGCTTCCTGTGTCTTCGTCAAACCCGGTCGTCCAGTTGACCGAAGGGATCACTATAACTGGTGGGCTTACATTCCCGGTGCAAACTGGCGGCATCCAGAAGGTTCTGGCAGTTCCATTAAGGGGCGCGAGAATCATCCCGTTGTGCATGTCGCCTATGAAGATGTAGAAGCCTATGCGAACTGGGTGGGCAAAGTCATTCCCACAGAAGCAGAATGGGAGTTTGCTGCCTGGGGAGGACGGGAAAATATCGAGTTTGCCTGGGGCAATGAACTCCATCCCAAAGGCAGAATGATGGCGAATACCTGGCAAGGAGAGTTTCCCTGGGAAAACCTGAAGACCGACGGCTATGAGCGCACGTCTCCCGTGGGCGTGTTCCCCGCAAATGGTTATAGGCTGTACGATATCATTGGCAACGTCTGGGAGTGGACGACGGACTGGTATCAGGAACACAGTCAAATCAAAAAAGACTCCTGTTGCGGGACAGCAATGAATCCACGCGGGGGCGATCGCGAAGCCAGCTATGACCCAACGCTACCCGGTGTTAAAATTCCCCGCAAAGTGATTAAGGGTGGCTCTTTTCTTTGTGCGCCCAGCTATTGCCGCCGCTATCGTCCATCTGCCCGCATGGCACAACCCTTGGATACGTCCACCTGTCATTTAGGATTTCGCTTAATTGTCCGTCCGCGATCGAGATTCAAGCCTTGAAGCCCTGCTTCAGCGTTTCTGAAGGTAACTCACCAAACATCGTTTTGTAGTCCCGGCTAAAGTGTCCCAAGCTCTGAAACTCATAGCGCCGAGCAATTTCCGCGATCGCCACCGCCGCCGGGTCCGCAAGCTGAAGCTGGGTTCGGACTGCCTGCAATCGGAGAGTTTTGAGATAAGCCATTGGACTAACGCCAAACACCTCGCGAAAGCCGTAGGTCAGGGGTCGTTCGCTAGTATGCAATGCTTTGCAGAGGGACATCAGGGTAAGCGGGGCTTCCAGATGGGTTCGCATATACTCTTCTGCCTGCTTCACTAGAGCAAACCGACGAGGCGATCGCAGCGATAGCTCGGTGGCAGGATTGGGAATGGAATCAATCAGCAGGGGCAGGAAATCCTCAAGCAGATGGGGCGAGCAGGCACGGGTTAGGGATTCCGGCTGATGGAGCGCGATCGAATAGAGTCCTTTGAGATAGGCTTGCACGCCAACCAGCATATCGGGAACCGTGATGAAGTTGGTTTTGAAGAAGCGCATATTCAAATCGCTGCGCTGCATCAGCTCTGCATAGGCTTCAAACACATCTCGCCGAATCTGAGCCACACAAATCACGCTCTGCCCCGGCACGATCATATTCACTTCCCGCGTTGGGTCAAATCCAAACAAAGTATTTTGGGGAATCGCCTGCTCATAGGCAAAAAAGTTCTGCTGACCCGGTTGCAAAATAAAGCTAAATTCAAGACATCCTTGTCCTTTGGCTCCCGCAACGTGTAATGGGCATGAGGTTTCTGTAAAAGAGAAGCTAATCGATTCATTCTCAATTAGCAGCAAATCACACCGCAAGGAATTTAGACTGAGCTGCCGAATGGTTGTCTGTCGTCGAGCGTTCACAGCCTGGCTCAGTGCTTCGGAGTTGTGGAAACGATACTGGAGGACGGAAATACTAGACATCATCGTAAGAACATCAGGACGAAGTGTTTAAAGAATCCTGTTTAAAGGCTTAAGCACAAAGCACTGGAACTTGATGCAAACGAGCGATTTTTGAACATCCTATTTCCAGCAATATTACCTGATGTTGTCGGATAATACATAGGGTATAGCTTCTGTGGCTTTAATTTACTTAATGCACGTTGATTATGTTGATCATTAGGTAAGTTGCATTTGCGACGGTGGAATGCTGGACTGGAGAGGTTCTGGTGCTTTGCATTCGCGCCTAAAGTATCCTATTCCTGGTGCATTCTATTTGATTGTCTTCAATTATCGAAGCCAGCAGTGAGGTAATGAGATGTGGTAGAGAAACTCCTTCCTATTAGTTTCATATCTTTTTTCGCTAGACTAAAACCGAACTAGCTTTATCGTCTGATTTTATACATTCCGGCAATCTCTCTCAGTTGATTGCTAATTCTGTTGTGATGTCTTCTGGAGATGGGCTAAACCCTGCAAATCTCCCCTCGCCTTCCTTAAACAAGGAAAACTGAACCTTTGCAAGCAAACTTCAATCAATAAATTGCAAGTTCTTCGTTTCAAAGTTCCCTTTAGTAAGGGAGATTTTAGAAATATCGGAATGATTTACGGCTCACAAGAAGGCTTTTCAAACACCCTCTAACATCACTTCAGCTCTTCTAATTAGTTCCTCTAACTCCGGTGGAGAAGCGTTTATGACAACGGGCAAAAAACCAAACATTTTAATTCTTTGGGGTGACGATATTGGCTGGTGGAATATCAGCTATAACAGCCGGGGACAGATGGGCTATCGCACCCCGAATATCGATCGCCTCGCGAACGAAGGCGTGGCTTTTACCGACTACTACGGGCAACAGAGCTGTACTGCGGGACGAGCAGCCTTTATTACCGGACAGAATCCTATCCGCACTGGACTCACTAAGGTTGGGATGCCCGGAGCCGATCTGGGTTTACAGAAAGAAGATCCGACGATCGCAGAACTGCTCAAACCCCTGGGCTATGCAACGGGACAGTTCGGTAAAAATCACCTGGGAGACCGGGACGAATTTCTGCCGACGATGCATGGCTTTGATGAGTTCTTTGGCAATCTTTACCACCTCAATGCAGAGGAAGAACCGGAAGATCCGGATTACCCCAAAGATCCCGCCTTCAAACAGCGGTTTGGACCGCGTGGCGTAATTCATAGCTGGGCAGATGGCAAAGGTGGACAGAAGGT from Leptolyngbya ohadii IS1 encodes the following:
- a CDS encoding lipase family protein encodes the protein MNNLNRRKFLFVSVTAGIASSGITRSVQAQPSPSTSDEIIADEIIATDETLDALLGSEHLTPDRSPDRPSNNLSSLSAPPPIHYDRAISRLLIRCSRLGMEQFDQGQRDRRYDGSIRILESFPRELEPYNQVATFRVELDATTTLLPDLGEIGRRLTRRAIPTTLAFIGFVLTSETHNIILFRGTSNPKEWMANFQSGQSNYGRLRGGQGRVHTGFLRLYNRLSRQVRQAASTLNPSLPCFIAGHSLGGALATLAAADLAYHYPTLKDQIRLYTYGAPRVGNQAFVEYLETIAPNSYRVLNMSDMVTMVPPANLREQQYSHFGEAWAFLDYAQGSVSLSHSTSIYQTAIDSRIETNTIPNFPTSC
- a CDS encoding SGNH/GDSL hydrolase family protein, yielding MNTAKNDRTRVTAADAQVIAFGDSLSDTGNIFRATGGRFPPSPPYLNGRFSNGAVAVETLANRLGLRLTPETNFAIGGAKTGRDNIGDTGDLKFGGLLDQIDRFASTVGAQGANSKALYFVWAGGDNFLSPSADLASAISQAVGDITTAVTTLANLGARNIVVVQNPNLGRTPLSLQAGQLNALTDLTLRFNQQLASALTPLDRNPNLNIVLSNLFPIGEEVAQNPSAFGFANVTSPYLQGLVPANPAADPNQFFFWDQTHPTTQGHTLFAGTLRRDIVNGITQSINRIGTLFSDRLVGYAGNDLIQGRSGQDILEGNRGDDSLLGGAGADSLRGLEDSDLLLGGFGNDLLQGGAGRDLLFGQAGNDTLIGGNGIDFLSGGLGDNLLNGGSGCDIFSLRTQRSINTIQDFDTNGDLLLIPNQTRFRDLDIRQQGRDTVIAVSTTGKPIAILEGVQASSISSSDFIGDRLKSVLPNFGIQERGSAILDAVQAELAGLTGLKELLTTRGG
- a CDS encoding DUF362 domain-containing protein; the encoded protein is MKNPIDLRLGQSETVSLSPVNRDPSPQDMDQAIRSATFAVDQLDWLQRGDTVFIKPVLNSGKPYPSTTSPLALTSMIRLLKEKGAGRVIVGDMSGVGHLDQRPEGCKGSSRKLAKSAGMLKPVLDAGAEWSFFEEAGWDSFYEEQPAPGSHWKRGIMLPNLLREVDHIVSMPRCSRHALLGNTLGIKSVVGYMRYDTRLEYHHAAKTIQEKTAEANTVPTLLQKQRLVATAADKILATLGPDLGHVFAPQQGLVIASRSMIAHDLVSLSWLMMHWHKAPWLNKQALTDPSSSQFVSNMANRVVAGILGGWKYSFSAETIKHSPLPDIWQDRTLIRAYELMGGVPDIRLLPTQDGIPPQLLDEFASMVALPSEIRAA
- a CDS encoding formylglycine-generating enzyme family protein, with the translated sequence MIWIPGGTFSMGSDHHYAEEAPAHLVTVDGFWMDQYLVTNAQFQKFVKATGYVTFAERSANLEDYPDAQPEMLQPASCVFVKPGRPVDRRDHYNWWAYIPGANWRHPEGSGSSIKGRENHPVVHVAYEDVEAYANWVGKVIPTEAEWEFAAWGGRENIEFAWGNELHPKGRMMANTWQGEFPWENLKTDGYERTSPVGVFPANGYRLYDIIGNVWEWTTDWYQEHSQIKKDSCCGTAMNPRGGDREASYDPTLPGVKIPRKVIKGGSFLCAPSYCRRYRPSARMAQPLDTSTCHLGFRLIVRPRSRFKP
- a CDS encoding AraC family transcriptional regulator; translated protein: MMSSISVLQYRFHNSEALSQAVNARRQTTIRQLSLNSLRCDLLLIENESISFSFTETSCPLHVAGAKGQGCLEFSFILQPGQQNFFAYEQAIPQNTLFGFDPTREVNMIVPGQSVICVAQIRRDVFEAYAELMQRSDLNMRFFKTNFITVPDMLVGVQAYLKGLYSIALHQPESLTRACSPHLLEDFLPLLIDSIPNPATELSLRSPRRFALVKQAEEYMRTHLEAPLTLMSLCKALHTSERPLTYGFREVFGVSPMAYLKTLRLQAVRTQLQLADPAAVAIAEIARRYEFQSLGHFSRDYKTMFGELPSETLKQGFKA